The Sporosarcina ureae genomic sequence AAGTTTCTTTTTTACGGTATTCAGACTCAGACATATCCTTTCGGGCTTCTTCTTGCTGATCGTAAAGTTTCCTACCACGTGCTCCGCCAAATGCAAATGCCCGTGCAATTCCTACCGCGCCAATGGCATCCAAACGGTCAGCATCTCTGACAATTGCGCCTTCAATTGATGTAATATCTTTTGCGTTACCACCACTGAATGATACACTTTCAATCGCGGACATCACATTATTTGCAATCTGTTGTGTTGCACCTATTTTTTCAAGTAACTCTATCGTAGTGACTTCATGCATCTCTTCATATTTCGCATCTTCCACATCATGCAACAGAACTGCTAAACGCACGACTAGTTCATCAGCACTGGGCTCTGCAGTTAATATTTTCTCTGCATTTTTCATTACACGATCAATATGATCGAGATCATGACTCGCATCAAATTTCTTATAAATACCTTCAACTTCTGTTCTACATTTCGCTATCATTTCTTGCATTAAATTCCTTCCTCTCTTTTTCATTAGTTATATGAATATACAGCCTAGAAAACCTATTCTTTTATATGTCGAATGAAATTCATTTCATTATTAGCAGAACTTACTGAAGCTTCATATTCTTCACCGTTATAGAGTTTAACATGCATTTCGAAGTTGGGAATACCTATACCGCCTTGTCGTACTATATACTAATTGGACAACGATTCTGATCACAGCTTGTCGAGATATTCCACGAATTGCATAATACAATGCGTTTACCACCATCTACGTTAACAATCCTGTGAAGAAGGAAAGAAAGAAAGAAAGAAAGAGTGGCTCCTTTCCTTCTATTGGGATTCAGCATATATTATTTTACATAACTTATCAGATAGCCATAGCCTTTAGCTTCCATTTCTTTTAGCGGTACGAATTCAATCGATGCGCTGTTAATACAGTAACGTAATCCTCCGCGATCTTTTGGTCCATCTTCGAATATATGTCCTAGATGGCTATCCCCTGCACGGCTTCTCACTTCAGTTCGCACCATATTGAAACTTCTATCTATATGTTCCGTCATTACTTCGGGAACGATTGGTTGCGTGAAGCTTGGCCAACCACACTGTGAGTCATACTTATCAGCACTTGAGAATAGCGGTTCACCTGTTGCGACATCGATATAGATGCCATCTTCAAACGTATTCCAATATTCATTAGAGAATGCCGTTTCTGTATTGTTACCTTGTGTTACTTGATACTGTTCTGTCGTTAACTTCTCTTTTAATTCTTTGTCGCTTGGCTTAGGATAGTTCGCAGCATCAATTACAGATGGAATTTCCTGATCTTCCAATGTATCGAATTCAACATGACAATAGCCATTTGGATTTTTCTCTAGATAATCTTGGTGGTTCTCTTCTGCTAGCGTAAAGCTTGTCAACGGTTCTACTTCCGTGACAATTTCTGCGTCATAACGTTCCTGTTCGGCAGCAACGACTTCGTCAATAATCGCTTGATCTTCTGGCTTCGCGTAATAAATGCCCGAACGATATTGTGTACCACGGTCATTTCCTTGCTTATTCAAAGAGGTAGGATCAACAATCATGAAAAAGTGCTCCACAATCGTTTTCAAATCTGTATGTTTTGGATCATATTGTACATGAACCGTTTCTGCATGACCGGTTTTGCCCGTAATAACTTGATTGTATGTTGGATTTTCTGTCGTGCCATTTGCAAAGCCCGACGTCACATCATACACGCCATAGACCCGTTCCATATAGGCTTCAACACCCCAGAAACAGCCCCCCGCCAAGTAGATGTCCTGAAGATTATTTTCATCAAATTCTATATCATCATTGGGATTGGCGGGATATACGGTACCTGAAGAAGCAGTCAGTGAACTTGGGCTAGATGAGGAATCTGTTTTACCTATGCCACATCCTGTAAGTAACAAAATACCGAGTAAACCAAGTATCATTTTCAATTTCATAAAATGATCTCCTTTCGTTAATCAATTTGTGACATAGCATCGATAATTTGATCGTTTGATAGGTGGCCTGGCTGTGATCGAACCAAATTCCCTTTCGTATCAATAAAAGCCGATGTTGGATAGCCTTTTACATTGAATTCTTGGGCTAGACTTCCGCCATCATTTAAAAACACCGGCAAAGCATCTACATGTTGAACACCTTTGAACCATCTGATAAATTCATCGTGTTTCTTTTCATTATTAAATCCAGGTGCTACGACAGTCAGCACTTCAAAATCAGTTGAATCTTTAGCCAACGTATTGACTTCATCTAGGCCTGCAAGACAGATCGGACACCAAGAAGCCCAGAACTTTACATACACTTTTCGGCCTTCATAGTCGGCAAGGCTAACGGTTTCCCCTTTAATATCTTGCAAGGTAATGCTATTTGCGCCACTTTCTTTTTCGGCAGAAGAACAAGCGCTCATAACAGTAACGATAACTAACAACAAAGCGATTTTTTTCATCATGGTGATTCCTCCTTTTATTGTGGAATATTTGCTATGAACCACTCTAAATTATTCGGTATAAAGAATATTCTGTTAATGATTAACAGAACACCAGCAAGACGTATAGTTGCTAAGAGCCGTTTCAATTATTTCGTTCGATCCATTTGAACATGAATGAAGATGGATAACATGAGGATTGCATTTGGCAATAAAAATGAAGCGTTCCGCATCAAAAACCTGATTGGCTATCATTCTATATCCTCTCTTTCTATATATATCTATTATAAAATAACCGTTCGATAAAACCTATCGATTAAGATTCGGCCAAACTTTAATATGTTCAGCTGCAGACGTTTTTCGACAAAAAAAGATCCTTGTTTATAACTGTTGACAATTTGTCAACAAACATTTATTATTTTGAGAGAAGTAAATATTTTTACCGTCGTTGTAGAAATGGAGGGGTAGTGTCATGTCAGAAGCTAGTCTTGGTCTGTCTGTCGGGCAGTTATTGCGTGAAGTGTTAGAAGAACGTTCATTGTCCATGCGCAAACTAAGCGAACTTACAGATATTGATACTTCAACCATCTCTAGGATCATCAATGACAAGCGCAAAGCAACACTAGACCATCTGGAGAAATTCGCGATAATTTTAGAAATTCCATTAGCCAAGTTACTTCAAGCGGCAGGCTATCCGGTTGATGATAAACAGATGATACATTCTGCTTATGATGAAACAATTCAACAATTGGTCGAAACATCAGAACTTCTATCTTCGGATATCTCCATTGAAAAAGTTGAACTTCAACTTGCCAGTTATGAAGCATATGTTCAGACCACTGAAGGAAGAGAAAGAATTCTACATGACTTTGATAACAAGTTAAAACTGGCTGGCGGAGTAGGTCCATTCGTCGATCAAATGAAAGATTTATTTGCACGGTTTAAAATGCAAGATGTTGCAAAACGTGATCTAGCCATTATCGGCAGCGCATTATTATACTTTATCATTCCTGTGGATGTCATCCCGGACTACATTTTCGCGGTCGGGTATCTGGATGATGCGATCGCGGTCCAAATTGCTTCAAGCGTACTAACAAAGAATTCATAATCAAATGAATAGGTGTGACATTAATGGAAAACAGAGAAACTGGAAAGCGTCGTAAGAAAAAACTAAAAAGAAAATATAAACGATTAATATTCATGGTATTCACTTTGCTACTATTAGCGGGTGGCGGATACGTCGCAGCACAGTATTCAAACGGCCTTTCGTTTGCGAACGGTGACAAAACAAATGAAATACATACAGAACTAAGCGACAGCAGTAATACTTTTTCTACTAACGATTCTGCTTTTGATGACTTTGAAGGTGGCGAATCTCAATTTGGAGAAATTAACGTATTGTTGATTGGTGATGACGCAAGAGGCGACGAAGATGACACTCGTTCAGACGCTCTGATGATTGGTCACTACGATCAAACAACAAACAAAGTGAAGTTAATTTCTCTGATGCGTGATATATACGTCGACATCCCAGGTCACGGTATGGAAAAGATCAATGCCGCTTATGCACTTGGAGGTCCTGAATTAGTACGACAAACGATCAAGCAGAATTTCGATGTAGATGTCCAATATTATGCGATTGTTAATTTCGAAGGTTTCTCAAAAATCGTCGATGTAATCGCTCCCGACGGTATTGAAGTCGATATTCCATATGAGATGTCACACGGACTAGGTTTAACTCTCTATCCCGGCCAACAAAAATTGAACGGGGAACAATTACTCGGTTACGTACGATTCCGCCACGACATCCACAGTGATTATGGTCGCGTGGAACGGCAACAAGAAGCGTTAGGGAAACTGAAGGATGAAGCGATGAGTTTACAAACACTTGTCAATATACCGAAATTAATGGGCGTTATTGATCCATACATTGATACGAACATCGACAGTAAAACGATCTTTACAATTGCTAAAGGTATGTTGACCGGTGGGAAGAATAACGAAATGGAATCACTGCGCATTCCCGTAGAAGGATCGTTTGGAGATCTACGCACAGAAGTTGGAGCTGTTCTCGAGATTAACTTAGAACAGAACAAACAAGCATTACGAGAGTTTTTATCATTAGAGGATGAATCAGTAGAGGACGAAAGCGAACAAAACGGACACTATGCAGAAGTTCAAACAGAAAATCAAGATCCACAATACTAGAGCGATATAGTTACTCAAAAAAATAAGCTGTTCCAGTCATTCAACCGACCGGAACAGCTTATTTTTACGATACACTACTTATAAAATGATAAACATCATGTAAATATTAAGAAATTCTATGCACAGAATCAGCAAAGTCAAATCTATATTCTTTTTCTATAGTTCACTATTTTCCCGTATGATCTTTAATCAACGCTTAAACATAAAAGTCTTTTATGTACTACCCTGTTGATATGTTCAAGTTTAAGTTGAGGTTAAAATATAATTAGGTGCTATATTAGAACGGCTTATGCCACCGTATGGATAGTCCAATGAGAAGTCCTATTCATACTAGAATATTCGTAATTCTCATGATAAGAAAGCGCGAAATATACAAGACCAGGTTATCATCACTTATAGTGCAACTAAGACAAGGTTGAGATTGATCATTTTATTGATACTAGTCACTTATTTATAACTGAGCTTAAAGGAATGCCAATTTATTTGAACCTTATTCCACTCTGTAAAGTTCTATCTTTATATAGTTCTTGAAATGATTTCACTTGAGAATAATAATATTTGCCAGCGTGTTCCACTCTTTTAACTTGACCAATAGATTCCAAGTAAATTAAATTTGTAATCGTTTGCATAAAGGCAGGTAAAAGTTTTCCATTTGAATATCCTTTATAAACAAGTTGACATGCATCAAATGCAGTCTTTCCTTCTTCCCCTATCGCCTCAAAGGTCTGTCTCCATCTTTTTTGATAATGTACTTTCATTTCTGCCACTCTATCGGGTAAACTAACGATTGCTTTTCCGTGACCCGGTAAAGCAATGCCTGTTTTATAACTAGCAACTTTATCTAATGACATCATATATTCTTGTAATGGATTATCATTAATATGCTTTGATGTCACTAATGGATTCATAGAACGTAAAATATGATCACCTACAAAAATAGTGCCACTTTCTCTTTCATAAAAGCAATAATGATCGATAGCATGACCTGGTGTCCAAATTGCCTCAAACAGACCATCTCCAATCTTTAATAAGGAGCCTGTTTCAAATATATGGTCAGGTTCAAATTGATAAGTGTCCAGTTTATAATACGGTTCAATTTCAGCTTCATCGTCACGATAATGAATGGCCCCATTCCTGATCGCGAAAGACCTCATGGGATTAACGTAATCTTCATCAAATGTTTTGCGAGACTTTAATATTTCTTCATATCCTTTAACAGATAGCCAAATGGGTAAGCCATAATTGAGCTGAAACCAACCAGCTAGACCTAAATGATCAGGATGTGCATGAGTGATAACCACTTTTTCGATTTTCATCCCCTTACAAAGAACCTTTTCCCACAAAGCTTTTGCTTCTTCAGTATTGTCTCCTGTATCTACAATGGTATATCCATTTTCACCTTCTACTAAATAGCTATTGGTATACCCCATATTAAAAGGCATAGGCACCTTTAATCGCAGTATTTTGTTAGCAACTTCCTCTAGCATTTCAAAAACTCCTCTCGCAACCTCAACTTCAAAAACATGTAGTTGTTTATTATCGAGCCATGATTGTACCGCCATCTACCATGATTGTTTGACCGGTAATATAATCAGCATCATTACTTGCAAGAAACACTGCAGTTCTTCCAATATCTTCTTCACAATCCCCTAGACGTTTCAAAGGAATGAGAGACACCATTTTTTGATATGCATTTGGCTGATTTTGTTCCATTTGTGCAACGCCAGGAGAGCTAGCGATTGGAGAAATAAGATTGACAGTAATTCCATGTCGACCCCATTCATTCGCTGCTACTCTCGAAATCCCCCGTATCGCTTCTTTTGCAGCAGCATAAGAAGATTGCCTGCTTAAACCGACCAACCCAGCGCCAGATACAAAATTTATTACTTTTCCTTTTGTTTTTATTAAATATGGTAAGCTATGTTTCATTAATAAAAATGTCGGCCAGAATCCTGTGTCAAATGAGTATTCCATATCCTCTTCAGTCGTTTCTTCCAAAAGAACATTATTGGTGGCGTGTGCATTATTGATCAATACATCCAATTTCCCAAAACGTTCAATGGTTTGATCAATTAGTTTAGGCAATTGTTCTCTATTTCGTAAATCCGCTTGGATATAGAAAGCATCGCATCCTAAATCCAGCAGTTCTTTTTCTGTTTTTCTTCCTTTATCTGCATTTAAGCCAACAAACACAATAGAAGCTCCTTCCTTTGCGAAAGCATGACAAATCCCTCTTCCAATTCCTGAAGAACCACCCGTTATAAAAGCAACTTTTCCTTTTAATTTCATTTTCAACATCCTTCCCGCGACATTTTATTTTGTCAAATTGTTGTATATAAAAGTTATGTTATAATTATGACAGTAACCATAGTATGGAAATGAGGTCATAAATAATGGAAGCACTTTGTCCAGCTGATTTGCTAATTGAAAATGTAACAGTCATTACAATGGATCCGCAATTTCCGAAAGCATTCGGCATCGCTATTGCAAAAGGCAAGATTGTAGGACTTTTGCCATCTTCTTCTAGCTCTTGGCCTTTGACTCCAACAGGGTTGCGCATGAATGGTAATAACTTAGTTATATTACCTGGCCTTATAGATGCACACTGCCATCTTCGGGCATTACTTAGTCAAAATAATGCTGTCTCATGTACTAGCCAAGACGTACGTTCGATAGCGGACATCTTGAAAGCGATTCATTCAAAAACATTACAAGTATCAACTAGTACTTGGATTCGCGCTTTCGGATATGATGTTTCTCAGTTAGATGAAAATCGTCATCCCACCCGCTATGATTTAGATAAAGTTGCGCTAGAACATCCTGTTCGCTTACGCCATGTGACTCGGCATGTATCTATATTAAATAGCGTAGCATTGAATATAGCAGGAATCAGCGCTAACACAGTCGATCCTCCTGGCATACATATCGAAAGAAATTCAGAAACTAACGAGCCAACCGGAATGATTCACGGCGGCGATGCTTGGCTCTCGCAACACATTGTACCTAATGCTACTTATAGTGAACTTCAAAAGGGGGTCCCGAATTTAAAAACCCGCTTGTTAAAATATGGAATTACAGCTGTTCTGGACGCAACACCTACCAATCGTTTGGAAGATGCGAAGTTTTGGTATACCGCACTCCAGAACAATTGGCCCATTACTATTCAATTGATGACTGATTTTGAGCAACATGTTGAAGTTGCTGCTTATATTAAACAAGAACTTCCTTGTTATTTTCGTGAAAAACTAGAAATTGGACATATCAAAATTGTAATGGAAGCCTTGCCTGAGATTGTGCCTACGCTCGATAACTTATCTAAACTTGGCCAAGAAGCATTTGAAAGAGACGGTAGTTCTTTGGCTATTCATGTGGTTGATCCTGAAATGACATGGACAGCCATAGAAGCGATCAGACAAATACAATCTAGATTTCCAAATGCTCACCATCAACATCGTTTCGAACATTTAAGTTTATCCCCTGAAGCATTTCTTCCAGACATTGCAGCTTTAGGAATACGCGTTGTGACGAATCCTAGTCTGATATATGATCATGGAGACCGTTATTTAGCAGATGTTGAAGTTTCAGAACATGAATGGTTATATAGAATGCAAAGCCTTTATGAAGCAGGAATCGCCATGGCTGCGGGATCAGATGCACCAGTTGCTTCACTCAATCCTTGGCTCGGTATCCAAACAGCTTGTACGCGTAAAACTTCCAAACAGCAAGCTGTAAATCCAAAAGAAGCATTGGACCGTTGGAACGCTTTACATCTTTATACAGCAGGTGCAGCGGAAGCAGCGGGATGGAAGAATAAGCGCGGAATGATCAAGCCCGGTTTTCAAGCCGACCTAGTGGCTGTTAATCAAAATCCCCTTACTTATCCTATCGATAAGTTACATTCTATCGCTGTTAAAGCAACATGGATTGCTGGAAAACTTGTATTTTCAGATATTTAAATAAACTTTTTGTGAAACCGCATACATTAAATCGTTTTCTCTAAAGGTTTGCGTTATAATTGAGTAATTAATATACAAGGCATTTTTTTGTAAAAAAGTTAATGGAGTGATGAAATGACAGCAGAGAAACCAGTGCAGCGTTTAAATACAGTTAACAATGCAATTTCCCTTTTGACTATGTTTATTAAACATGATTCAATCGGCCTCGTAGAAATTGAAGACGAAATTGGTATTAGTAAAACCGCTGCTTTTCGTTTAGTCGCAACTATGGCAGATCGCGGTTTGTTAATGAGAGATAAAAAAACGAAGCGCTATCATCCAGGCCCCCTACTATTTCAATTAGTACGGAAGTCAAAAGTAAATGATATTGTATCAATTGCTCAACCATACATACAGGAATTAGCGCAGATTACAAATGAATCTATTTATCTTTCGATTCGAAGTGGCTATAAACATATTTTTTTATCGGGAATATATAGCCCTCAACTTCTTAAAGTAATGATTCCTATCGGAGAAGAAACCGATCTACATATTGGTGCAGCTGGAAACCTACACTTAGCGTATATGTCACCTATAGATGTTGAAAACTATTTTAAGCGTAAAATCTTTGAACCCTTTACACCTAACACAATTACAGATCCGGCACTTTTCAAAGAAAAATTAGTCAACATTCGAAGTATGGGTTTTTCCACCAGTCTCGGAGAAAGAATGCAGGACTCTGGAGCTGTGACAGCCCCCATTTGGGAACATACTGAAGAACCCGTTGCAGCAATAGGAATCTATTTTCCGATGACGCGATTTGATGATCAGAAAAAACAGCATTATATTGAATTAGTTAAAACATATGCACAAAAAATTTCTGAAGAAGTTGTTTTGGGGCGGGACTAAGTGCTTCCGCCTTTTTACTTACTCAGAAACTTCTTGATTTTTTAGCTGCCAGCTACGTTTGAATAGAACGCCTTCTCTAGCAATACCATCAGCTTCTGGCATATCGTTACTCGTTGCGACTAATGTTTTAATCCATCGAGCGTTTTGAGGGTATTGGGTTACTATTTTTTTCATATAGGAGATGGTTTGTTCAACCAATATATCTTTTTCAATGATACCGCTAATCATTCCTATACCAACACCTTCTTCTGCGGTGATTCTTCTGCCGCTGATTGCCAAATCGTGTGCTTGCCCTTGTTTCACAAGGCGGGGCAAGCTTTGCGTTCCGCCTGCAGCGGGTAGCATTCCAATTTGCGCTTCAGGTAGTGAAAGTTTTGTCCCTGGCGAAGCAAAACGAAAATCGAAGAGCATTGCCATTTCCAATCCAGAACCGATGGCAAAACCATGCATGGCGGCCGCTATCGGTTTTTGCATACGACGGATGTCTTCCCATAAATCATGCTGCAATCGGATTCTTTTTTTCTCAATGACCGTCGATGTAGTTCCAAATTCCGTTAAGTCAGCTCCAGCGCAAAATCCACGCCCTGCCCCACAAACAACGATTGCATCAATAGAAGGATCTTCATTCACAATGTGAACATAATGATATAATTGGTCTCGTATTTCTACATTGAATGTATTTAAAGCATCAGGTCTATTCAGCGTTAAAATTGCTATATTTTCATCTTTTTCCATTAAAACCGCACTATTATTCATCTTCCATCCTCCATTCTCACGTCCACGGATAGTATCAAAATTCTTATGTTTATTTCCCCGTAAATTGTGCAGGACGTTTCTCTAAAAAGGCCTGTACGCCTTCCATTCGATCTTCGCTTGTGGATAATAGCATATAGATATCTAATTCCAAACGCAATGCTTGTTCAAATGACAACTCACTGCCCCTTAACAAACATTCCTTCGTATATTGCATAGATAGACTAGATAACTTGGCAAGCTCTTGGGCTTCTTGACATGCCGCTTCCCAAACGGATTGTTTATCTACAATTTTATTGATTAGTCCCAACTGCTTCGCCTCTGATGATTGAATAACTTCTCCACCAAGCAGCATAGACATTGCAGGCCCTTTCCCTATAATACGTGGTAGGCGTTGCGTAATCCCCCCTGTTGGAATTAGGCCGTGTTTAGATTCAGGAACTGAAAAAAAAGCCGTGTCGGATGCATACCTTACATCAGCAACACATGCTAAACTAAGCCCTAGTGAAGAGCATTCTCCTTCAATTGCTACAATAACCGGATGTGGAATACGCGCCCATTGTTCAATTGCATTGTTAGACAGGGCAATAGTTGCATATAGATCATCTTCTATTGTCGGGTTTTCTATTTGAGGGTTCCAACAGCTAAAACTTTTTCCCCGAGCCCCTAGAACAACTACTTTAATATCTTCACGATGTGATAACTCTGTAGCTATTGCTGCCAACTCTTGAGCCATTTCTGCATTTAATACATTTCCATTTTCCCCATTGTTTAGTAAAACTTGGGCAACTTCGTTTTCAATAGATACATCAATAATACAATATTTCATAGCGGTCACCCTTTTTTCTTTTTTTTATTTCATCATTATGTTCACCGAGCAGTGGTGCTGCCAATTTAGAATGTCTCTCCCAGCCTTCACTTTTCCACGGCATTCCTAGTGTTGGTTCCCCTTTTATGCCAATGTAGAAGTCTAATCTTAGATTTCTCACTAAATCGGCTATTGATTGTTCAAAAACTTTTTTATCTGGTGGCTGTGACTTATTCCCTTCTATTATACGGTCTCCTATAAATTGAATGGCTGTTTCATATTGTGATACGTCAATGGTAAACCCTGCTCCATATATGCTTCTAGAGAATAAAGTAGCCCCTAAAGCAAAAGCGCCGTGTATCCCAGCTCCAATATCACTAATCGAAAATCCAGGAAGCCACGGAGTTTCATCTTGATAAAATGTAAGGGAAGCAATGCCAGACATCGCTTCCAAAGTTGGTCCGTATCCCACGAAATCCCTGTAGGGTCCTGTCTGGCCAAATGCAGAAAGTGAGATAATGATGAGTTGTTCATTTCTCTGTCGTAAAACTTCTGACGTCAATCCGAAGTTCTTCATTACACGCGGACTATAGTTTTCAATGAGTACATCGCTTGATTCAATCAAATCCATTAATATTTCTTGATCTGATTCCTTTCGTAAATCAAGTGTAACTCCTTTTTTATTACGATTTAGTTCCCTAAAAAAAGGAGCTTGATTATCTTGATTCGCACGAATGCCGTCTGGACGATGGGGAGCCTCCACTTTAATAACTTCTGCACCTTGATCAGCTAATAGTCGAGAACAGTAAGGACCAGACCACATACTAGTTAAGTCGATAATGCGAAGTTTATTCCAAGATTCAACTGGTGGTTTTGAATATGAAGTTGAACTGTTTAATTGGTGCTTCGAAATTTTAAAAGGAGGTAGAATGTACTTCCCCCCATTTTTATGGGATATAAGTTGTCTATGTTGTAATTGAGGACAGTCATCTAATTCTTCAAAAGTTTGCACTTTCCCAAAAGGCATTCTAAACGCTTGACCAGTTTCAAACAGTTCTTCCTTTGTCATTTTTTTGGACCAACCCAATATCAAACTTTCTATTTCTTCATAGTGATTTAAACGACCATCATTTGTATTCCAATGGGACTTATTTTCCACTCCCATCCATCGTGTGAATAAATCCCATTGCTCATCTACAGGCGCTCCAATAAAAGCATTTCCATCAATGGTTGGAAAGATAGCCATTGGCGCCATATACCGGTGGCGATTTCCTACTCTATGGTGAACTATTTGCGCTGCTTTAAATTTTGAATAAGCACCCTCTAAAGCACTAACCGCGATTATCAATGCGTCTATATAAACTTCCCTACCCTTATCCGTCCAATTTCTTTCTAATAACGCAAACAGGCCAGCTGTGGCTGCATGGGCTCCAACTAAATAAGCAGCTGGATAGCCCCCAATCGTTAGGGGCTCCTTTTCGGGATCTCCTGTGGAAGTTCTCCACCCAGCTATCGCTTGAAGTGATTGTTCTTCGTCAACATCTACTTCTTCGGGAAATTGAATCGTTATACAAACAAGATCTTCTTTTTGATTCAAAATTTGGATCGCTTGCGAACTGAGCTGCTGTCCACATGAGTGGCTATCTTTTATAATTAAATCCCATTTTTGTTCAGAAAGAAGGGAACGAATAGCGGCATCTTTTTTAGATGGATTGGAATAATAAAGTAAATATTTATTATCATCTCTAAAAAGATTCGGATAATAGACTGTACTCACTATTTTTGTAACGGCTGCCCCACTTGAAGCGAATAGTTTACTTGCATAACTTCCGGAAGGGCCATTTGTTACATCTAAAATCCTTAAATCTTTCAACAAATAATGTGTACAGTCATTCCCCATATAGATCACCTCATTATCGCAATCAATTTATACTAAACTTCATTATTTTAATCAGCTGTCGGTAATGAAACTGGTTGTTTTATTTGCATTTCTTGCTCGCAACATTGAACCGCTCCTTCACCTGATTTTGTACATAATATTTCCCCACCACATACTTTACATTCAAATCTTTTTCCTAGTTGATTGGCCATTTTGATTATCTCCTTTTTCATCTTACAGTACTTTAATGCCATTCAATTTTTATATTCACTTCTTTTCTAGCTGCTTCTGACAGCATTTCAAAACAGTTTGGGGTGGTGCTTTTGTAACGATAAATTCACTCTTACAAGTAGCACACATATATTTAGTTCCAACCTTTACGTCCATTATAATTCTCTTCCTTTCCCGTTATAGCATAGGTTTTATACGGTGGTCATTGCTCCAAGTGGCACTGAACCAATAATATTTTCTACTTTTAGCGCGTCAATTTCTTCTTTCGTTAATTTCAATATTTGGCTAAGTACATAATCATTATGTTGACCTAAAATGGGGGTAGGGCTTTTATGTTGAACACGTTCGCCAGAAAACTTTATTGGCCAAGCAGGATATTTATGCGTACCAGTAATAT encodes the following:
- a CDS encoding amidohydrolase produces the protein MEALCPADLLIENVTVITMDPQFPKAFGIAIAKGKIVGLLPSSSSSWPLTPTGLRMNGNNLVILPGLIDAHCHLRALLSQNNAVSCTSQDVRSIADILKAIHSKTLQVSTSTWIRAFGYDVSQLDENRHPTRYDLDKVALEHPVRLRHVTRHVSILNSVALNIAGISANTVDPPGIHIERNSETNEPTGMIHGGDAWLSQHIVPNATYSELQKGVPNLKTRLLKYGITAVLDATPTNRLEDAKFWYTALQNNWPITIQLMTDFEQHVEVAAYIKQELPCYFREKLEIGHIKIVMEALPEIVPTLDNLSKLGQEAFERDGSSLAIHVVDPEMTWTAIEAIRQIQSRFPNAHHQHRFEHLSLSPEAFLPDIAALGIRVVTNPSLIYDHGDRYLADVEVSEHEWLYRMQSLYEAGIAMAAGSDAPVASLNPWLGIQTACTRKTSKQQAVNPKEALDRWNALHLYTAGAAEAAGWKNKRGMIKPGFQADLVAVNQNPLTYPIDKLHSIAVKATWIAGKLVFSDI
- a CDS encoding IclR family transcriptional regulator; the protein is MTAEKPVQRLNTVNNAISLLTMFIKHDSIGLVEIEDEIGISKTAAFRLVATMADRGLLMRDKKTKRYHPGPLLFQLVRKSKVNDIVSIAQPYIQELAQITNESIYLSIRSGYKHIFLSGIYSPQLLKVMIPIGEETDLHIGAAGNLHLAYMSPIDVENYFKRKIFEPFTPNTITDPALFKEKLVNIRSMGFSTSLGERMQDSGAVTAPIWEHTEEPVAAIGIYFPMTRFDDQKKQHYIELVKTYAQKISEEVVLGRD
- a CDS encoding enoyl-CoA hydratase/isomerase family protein → MNNSAVLMEKDENIAILTLNRPDALNTFNVEIRDQLYHYVHIVNEDPSIDAIVVCGAGRGFCAGADLTEFGTTSTVIEKKRIRLQHDLWEDIRRMQKPIAAAMHGFAIGSGLEMAMLFDFRFASPGTKLSLPEAQIGMLPAAGGTQSLPRLVKQGQAHDLAISGRRITAEEGVGIGMISGIIEKDILVEQTISYMKKIVTQYPQNARWIKTLVATSNDMPEADGIAREGVLFKRSWQLKNQEVSE
- a CDS encoding enoyl-CoA hydratase/isomerase family protein: MKYCIIDVSIENEVAQVLLNNGENGNVLNAEMAQELAAIATELSHREDIKVVVLGARGKSFSCWNPQIENPTIEDDLYATIALSNNAIEQWARIPHPVIVAIEGECSSLGLSLACVADVRYASDTAFFSVPESKHGLIPTGGITQRLPRIIGKGPAMSMLLGGEVIQSSEAKQLGLINKIVDKQSVWEAACQEAQELAKLSSLSMQYTKECLLRGSELSFEQALRLELDIYMLLSTSEDRMEGVQAFLEKRPAQFTGK
- a CDS encoding CaiB/BaiF CoA-transferase family protein — translated: MGNDCTHYLLKDLRILDVTNGPSGSYASKLFASSGAAVTKIVSTVYYPNLFRDDNKYLLYYSNPSKKDAAIRSLLSEQKWDLIIKDSHSCGQQLSSQAIQILNQKEDLVCITIQFPEEVDVDEEQSLQAIAGWRTSTGDPEKEPLTIGGYPAAYLVGAHAATAGLFALLERNWTDKGREVYIDALIIAVSALEGAYSKFKAAQIVHHRVGNRHRYMAPMAIFPTIDGNAFIGAPVDEQWDLFTRWMGVENKSHWNTNDGRLNHYEEIESLILGWSKKMTKEELFETGQAFRMPFGKVQTFEELDDCPQLQHRQLISHKNGGKYILPPFKISKHQLNSSTSYSKPPVESWNKLRIIDLTSMWSGPYCSRLLADQGAEVIKVEAPHRPDGIRANQDNQAPFFRELNRNKKGVTLDLRKESDQEILMDLIESSDVLIENYSPRVMKNFGLTSEVLRQRNEQLIIISLSAFGQTGPYRDFVGYGPTLEAMSGIASLTFYQDETPWLPGFSISDIGAGIHGAFALGATLFSRSIYGAGFTIDVSQYETAIQFIGDRIIEGNKSQPPDKKVFEQSIADLVRNLRLDFYIGIKGEPTLGMPWKSEGWERHSKLAAPLLGEHNDEIKKRKKGDRYEILYY
- a CDS encoding desulfoferrodoxin, which codes for MANQLGKRFECKVCGGEILCTKSGEGAVQCCEQEMQIKQPVSLPTAD